A window of Amycolatopsis australiensis contains these coding sequences:
- the bioD gene encoding dethiobiotin synthase: protein MLVMTGTGTGVGKTITTAAIAALAVDGGQRVAVLKPAQTGVRPDEPGDLQDVLRLAGAKVTTRELRRYPDPLSPEAAARRSGLPTLDPGEIARAASELDGDHDLTLIEGAGGLLVRFDGSGASLADVAWSLGSLVIIVAEAGLGTLNATALTAEVATKRGLTVAGVIIGAWPAEPDLASLSNLEDLPVAAGAPLLGVLPAGIGTASPEEFLAAARAGLSPWFGGEFDPELFAGCASAGK from the coding sequence ATGCTGGTGATGACGGGGACCGGGACCGGGGTCGGCAAGACGATCACCACGGCGGCCATCGCCGCCCTGGCGGTGGACGGCGGGCAGCGGGTCGCCGTGCTGAAACCCGCCCAGACCGGCGTCCGGCCCGATGAGCCCGGTGACCTGCAGGACGTCCTCCGCCTCGCGGGCGCCAAGGTCACCACGCGCGAGCTGCGCCGCTACCCGGATCCGCTGTCGCCGGAGGCCGCCGCGCGGCGCAGCGGCCTGCCGACCCTCGATCCGGGGGAGATCGCGCGGGCCGCGTCGGAGCTGGACGGCGACCACGACCTGACCCTGATCGAAGGCGCGGGCGGCCTGCTGGTGCGCTTCGACGGCAGCGGCGCCAGCCTCGCCGACGTCGCCTGGTCGCTCGGCTCGCTCGTGATCATCGTCGCCGAAGCGGGTCTCGGCACGCTCAACGCGACCGCGCTCACCGCCGAGGTCGCCACGAAACGCGGCCTGACCGTCGCCGGCGTGATCATCGGCGCCTGGCCGGCCGAGCCGGACCTCGCGTCGCTGTCCAACCTCGAAGACCTGCCGGTCGCGGCCGGCGCGCCGCTGCTGGGCGTGCTGCCCGCCGGGATCGGCACGGCCTCGCCCGAGGAGTTCCTGGCCGCCGCGCGGGCCGGGCTCTCGCCGTGGTTCGGCGGTGAGTTCGACCCCGAGCTGTTCGCCGGGTGCGCTTCCGCCGGGAAGTGA
- a CDS encoding DUF2567 domain-containing protein, whose translation MSESSGPAHRPSAVAGPWSVPVLFRERRPRVVVKADLLPAVSVLGTLSLLSFPLAFAWSRLAPPERVRIVGADGSQGPLELESWHRFDDLAVFGFLTLGLGIVVGIVVWLLRERRGPVVLLAAVLGVALASALAMLLGVGWANSHYAIGSPPALGSVIELAPRLESWWVLLTGPLGVTIAYSLLATWNGRDDLGRRLG comes from the coding sequence GTGAGTGAGTCGTCGGGGCCCGCGCACCGGCCGTCGGCCGTGGCCGGGCCGTGGTCGGTGCCCGTGCTGTTCCGGGAGCGGCGGCCGCGGGTCGTCGTCAAGGCCGACCTGCTGCCCGCCGTCAGCGTGCTCGGCACCCTCAGCCTGCTGAGCTTCCCGCTCGCCTTCGCCTGGTCGCGCCTCGCGCCGCCGGAACGCGTCCGCATCGTCGGCGCGGACGGCTCCCAGGGGCCGCTGGAGCTGGAGAGCTGGCACCGCTTCGACGACCTCGCCGTCTTCGGCTTCCTGACGCTCGGGCTGGGCATCGTCGTCGGCATCGTCGTCTGGCTGCTGCGGGAGCGCCGCGGGCCGGTCGTGCTCCTCGCCGCGGTGCTCGGCGTCGCCCTCGCGAGCGCGCTCGCCATGCTGCTCGGCGTCGGCTGGGCGAACAGCCACTACGCCATCGGCAGCCCGCCGGCGCTCGGTTCGGTGATCGAGCTGGCCCCGCGCCTGGAGTCGTGGTGGGTGCTGCTCACCGGCCCGCTCGGCGTGACGATCGCCTACAGCCTCCTGGCGACCTGGAACGGCCGCGACGACCTCGGCCGTCGCCTCGGCTGA
- the bioB gene encoding biotin synthase BioB has protein sequence MTAVPDTDVLAHAREHVLENGVGLGEAEVLEVLRLPDDRLPDLLALAHEVRMRWCGPEVEVEGIISLKTGGCPEDCHFCSQSGRFPTPVRSAWLDIPNLVKAARQTAETGATEFCIVAAVRGPDKRLLSQVREGVQAIRADGNDIQIACSLGMLTQEQVGELVEMGVHRYNHNLETARSHFPNVVTTHTWEERWETLRMVAEAGMEVCCGGIIGMGETVEQRAEFAVQLAELSPHEVPVNFLIPQPGTPYEHYEIVEGRDALRTVAAFRLAMPRTTLRFAGGRELTLGDLGAEQGMLGGINAIIVGNYLTNLGRPAAADLAMLDELKMPVKALSDSL, from the coding sequence GTGACCGCAGTCCCGGACACCGACGTCCTCGCCCACGCGCGCGAGCACGTGCTCGAAAACGGCGTCGGCCTGGGCGAAGCCGAGGTCCTCGAGGTGCTGCGGCTGCCCGACGACCGGCTGCCCGACCTGCTCGCACTGGCGCACGAGGTGCGGATGCGCTGGTGCGGACCCGAAGTCGAGGTCGAGGGCATCATCAGCCTCAAGACCGGCGGCTGCCCCGAGGACTGCCACTTCTGCTCGCAGTCCGGCCGGTTCCCGACGCCGGTGCGCTCGGCGTGGCTCGACATCCCGAACCTGGTCAAGGCCGCCCGGCAGACGGCCGAGACCGGCGCGACCGAGTTCTGCATCGTCGCCGCCGTCCGCGGACCGGACAAGCGGCTGCTCTCGCAGGTCCGCGAGGGCGTGCAGGCCATCCGCGCGGACGGCAACGACATCCAGATCGCGTGCTCGCTCGGCATGCTCACGCAGGAGCAGGTCGGCGAGCTCGTCGAGATGGGCGTGCACCGCTACAACCACAACCTCGAGACGGCGCGTTCGCACTTCCCCAACGTGGTCACCACCCACACGTGGGAAGAGCGCTGGGAGACGTTGCGGATGGTCGCCGAGGCCGGGATGGAGGTGTGCTGCGGCGGCATCATCGGCATGGGGGAGACGGTCGAGCAGCGCGCGGAGTTCGCGGTGCAGCTGGCCGAGCTGAGTCCGCACGAGGTGCCGGTGAACTTCCTCATCCCGCAGCCGGGCACGCCGTACGAGCACTACGAAATCGTCGAGGGCCGCGACGCGCTGCGGACGGTCGCGGCGTTCCGGCTCGCGATGCCGCGCACGACGCTGCGGTTCGCCGGCGGCCGCGAGCTGACGCTCGGCGACCTCGGCGCGGAGCAGGGCATGCTCGGCGGCATCAACGCGATCATCGTCGGCAACTACCTGACCAACCTGGGCCGGCCGGCCGCGGCGGACCTCGCGATGCTGGACGAGCTGAAGATGCCCGTCAAGGCGCTCAGTGACAGCCTCTGA
- a CDS encoding SulP family inorganic anion transporter, which translates to MAIMRPLAVLRHDLPASLVVFLVAVPLSLGIALASGAPVAAGLVAAVVGGVVAGALGGSALQVSGPAAGLTVVMAETIDTFGWAVTCAITVAAGALQILLGLSRIARAALAISPAIVHGMLAGIGVTIVLGQLHVILGGKAQSSAVENVAELPGQIVAHHDSAALVGLLTIAILLVWPKLPEAVRRVPGPLAAIAVATVLSVVTGMTLPRVELPGDLLNLHLVPQLPNGGWAGFALAVVTIALIASVESLLSAVAVDRMHTGPRARLDRELAGQGAANMVSGALGGLPVTGVIVRSSTNVAAGAKSRASAVLHGVWVLLFVVLLAGLIESIPLAALAGLLVHVGAKLVDPGHMKTVLAHGDLPVYLLTLGGVVVFDLLTGVLAGIGLALVLMLRRTLWSGIHVEREGDAWRVVVEGVLTFLSVPRLAKVLGTIPGGVAVRLELVVDYLDHAAFESLHTWQQAHERAGGTVDVDEVGHPWFGEGKAGRPTRSRLAARRAVPRWLAPWSAWQAVEGIPAQQTRRGATEFHRRAAPLLRDTLSGLADGQRPRTLFITCGDSRIVPNLITTSGPGDLFTIRNIGNLVPPGQADPSMNASIEYAVGVLGVEEIVVCGHSGCGAMAALAEGPPPGPLEIWLRHAEPSAHRPGPATLDGTVPDRDGDRLALHNVLQQLEHLRGYPSVTAAEDAGKLQLTGMYFAVGTAQVYLFDAAARTFRPAGAPVAVPGA; encoded by the coding sequence GTCATGGCCGAAACCATCGACACCTTCGGCTGGGCCGTCACCTGCGCGATCACCGTCGCCGCCGGCGCGCTGCAGATCCTGCTCGGCCTGAGCCGCATCGCCCGCGCCGCGCTCGCCATCTCGCCCGCCATCGTGCACGGCATGCTGGCCGGCATCGGCGTCACGATCGTGCTCGGCCAGCTGCACGTCATCCTCGGCGGCAAGGCCCAGAGCTCGGCGGTGGAGAACGTCGCCGAGCTGCCCGGCCAGATCGTCGCCCACCACGACTCGGCCGCGCTGGTCGGCCTGCTCACCATCGCGATCCTGCTCGTCTGGCCGAAGCTGCCGGAAGCCGTGCGACGCGTGCCGGGGCCGCTGGCCGCGATCGCCGTCGCCACCGTCCTGTCCGTCGTCACCGGCATGACGCTGCCGCGCGTCGAACTGCCCGGTGACCTGCTGAACCTCCACCTCGTCCCGCAGCTGCCGAACGGCGGCTGGGCCGGCTTCGCGCTCGCCGTCGTCACCATCGCCCTGATCGCCAGCGTGGAAAGCCTGCTCTCCGCGGTCGCGGTCGACCGCATGCACACCGGCCCGCGCGCCCGGCTCGACCGGGAGCTCGCCGGCCAGGGCGCGGCCAACATGGTGTCCGGCGCGCTCGGCGGCCTGCCGGTCACCGGCGTCATCGTCCGCAGCTCCACCAACGTCGCGGCCGGCGCGAAGTCCCGGGCGTCGGCGGTGCTGCACGGCGTGTGGGTGCTGCTGTTCGTCGTCCTGCTGGCCGGGCTGATCGAGAGCATCCCGCTGGCGGCGCTGGCCGGGCTGCTGGTGCACGTCGGCGCGAAGCTGGTCGACCCGGGGCACATGAAGACCGTCCTGGCCCACGGCGACCTGCCCGTCTACCTGCTCACCCTCGGCGGTGTCGTCGTGTTCGACCTGCTCACCGGCGTGCTCGCGGGCATCGGCCTGGCGCTGGTCCTCATGCTGCGCCGCACGCTCTGGTCCGGCATCCACGTCGAACGGGAAGGCGACGCCTGGCGCGTCGTCGTCGAAGGCGTCCTGACGTTCCTGTCGGTGCCGCGGCTGGCGAAGGTGCTCGGGACCATCCCCGGCGGTGTCGCGGTGCGGCTGGAGCTGGTCGTCGACTACCTCGACCACGCCGCGTTCGAAAGCCTGCACACCTGGCAGCAGGCGCACGAGCGCGCCGGCGGCACCGTGGACGTCGACGAGGTCGGCCACCCCTGGTTCGGTGAGGGCAAAGCCGGCCGCCCGACGCGGTCGCGGCTGGCCGCGCGCCGGGCGGTGCCGCGGTGGCTCGCGCCGTGGTCGGCGTGGCAGGCGGTCGAAGGCATCCCGGCCCAGCAGACCCGCCGCGGCGCGACGGAGTTCCACCGCCGCGCGGCGCCGCTGCTGCGTGACACGCTGTCCGGTCTCGCCGACGGCCAGCGTCCGCGCACGCTGTTCATCACCTGCGGCGACTCCCGGATCGTGCCGAACCTGATCACGACCAGCGGACCGGGCGACCTGTTCACCATCCGCAACATCGGCAACCTCGTGCCGCCGGGCCAGGCCGACCCGTCGATGAACGCGTCGATCGAGTACGCCGTCGGCGTCCTCGGTGTCGAAGAGATCGTCGTGTGCGGGCACTCGGGCTGCGGGGCGATGGCGGCGCTGGCCGAAGGTCCGCCGCCGGGGCCACTGGAGATCTGGCTCCGGCACGCGGAGCCGAGCGCGCACCGCCCCGGCCCGGCGACCCTCGACGGCACGGTCCCGGACCGCGACGGCGACCGGCTCGCCCTGCACAACGTCCTCCAGCAGCTGGAGCACCTGCGGGGCTATCCGTCGGTGACCGCGGCCGAAGACGCCGGGAAGCTGCAGCTCACCGGCATGTACTTCGCCGTCGGGACCGCTCAGGTGTACCTGTTCGACGCGGCCGCGCGGACGTTCCGGCCCGCCGGCGCCCCGGTCGCCGTGCCGGGAGCCTGA
- a CDS encoding M48 family metallopeptidase, which yields MTEDIEVSRHHAVRFPGISPRAYEHPVDRGALATLRAVPGFAQVVKAVSGFYNERGERLMALASSIRVGPKQYPELDRLRHECAETLDLPSVPNVFVYQDPRIQASAVGMDEPFIRLSTGLVELMSHESLRFAIGHEMGHVLSGHTVYRTIMVRLIGLQLSMSWTPVSALGIRAIIAALREWYRKAELSCDRAGLLCGQDPTAALRAQIQVAGGIDPARIDIPSFLQQASEYESVEDIRDSFLKLKFVETETHPFAVVRAAQLQKWAASEEYRAILAGDYPRRDDDAPASDWKDDLKSAAKSYKDSWSSSADPLTKVFSDVGEAVSGAAGKVWSKFGNGNGEGA from the coding sequence GTGACTGAAGACATCGAGGTCTCGCGGCACCACGCCGTCCGTTTCCCGGGCATCAGCCCGCGCGCCTACGAGCACCCCGTCGACCGCGGCGCGCTCGCGACGCTGCGCGCGGTGCCCGGCTTCGCCCAGGTCGTCAAGGCCGTTTCCGGCTTCTACAACGAGCGCGGCGAGCGGCTGATGGCGCTGGCGTCGTCGATCCGCGTGGGCCCGAAGCAGTACCCGGAGCTCGACCGCCTGCGCCACGAATGCGCCGAGACGCTCGACCTGCCGTCCGTGCCGAACGTGTTCGTCTACCAGGACCCGCGCATCCAGGCGTCGGCGGTGGGGATGGACGAGCCGTTCATCCGGCTCAGCACCGGGCTCGTCGAGCTGATGAGCCACGAGTCGCTGCGGTTCGCGATCGGGCACGAGATGGGGCACGTGCTGTCCGGGCACACGGTCTACCGCACGATCATGGTGCGCCTGATCGGCCTGCAGCTGTCGATGTCGTGGACGCCGGTCAGCGCGCTCGGCATCCGGGCGATCATCGCGGCCCTGCGCGAGTGGTACCGCAAGGCGGAGCTGTCGTGCGACCGCGCCGGCCTGCTCTGCGGCCAGGACCCGACGGCCGCGCTGCGCGCGCAGATCCAGGTCGCGGGCGGCATCGACCCGGCGCGCATCGACATCCCGTCGTTCCTGCAGCAGGCGAGCGAGTACGAGTCGGTCGAGGACATCCGCGACAGCTTCCTCAAGCTGAAGTTCGTCGAGACCGAGACGCACCCGTTCGCGGTGGTCCGCGCGGCGCAGCTGCAGAAGTGGGCGGCGTCGGAGGAGTACCGCGCGATCCTCGCGGGCGACTACCCGCGCCGCGACGACGACGCGCCGGCGTCCGACTGGAAGGACGACCTCAAGTCCGCCGCCAAGTCCTACAAGGACTCGTGGAGCTCGTCGGCCGACCCGCTGACGAAGGTGTTCAGCGACGTCGGGGAGGCCGTGTCGGGTGCGGCGGGCAAGGTCTGGAGCAAGTTCGGCAACGGCAACGGCGAGGGCGCCTGA